The Pseudoxanthomonas suwonensis sequence TTCGGCCAGCTCGGTGGTGCGGGCGATGGCCTGCAGCTGCTGTTCCAGCGCCTCGTAGAGCACGCCCACCCGTTCGACCATGCCCGGCTCGCACACGCGCACGGCGGCCAGCTGCGCGCGCGGCGCCAGCCGGGTCGCGGAGACGGCGGCGTATACCGCCACGCCCAGGTGCTCGGGGCCGATCGGGTTGCTGTCGCCGTCCAGGCGCAGGCCGCCAGCGATGAAGCCCAGGTAGCGGTCCAGCCGCATCAGCTCCGGCCGCCACTGCTGCTGGATCGCGCCGGCCAGGTTGCGCACCGCCAGCCGCACTTCCAGCTCGGCGTCGGCGACCAGGGTCAGGTCATTGCCGCGCGACAGGGTGCGCTCGACCGACAGCGGGCGTCCGGCCTCCAGCGCCTGCCAGGCCTTCGCCAGGTGCGCGCGGAAGCGGGCGATCAGCGACTCACGCTCGCGGCGCAGTTCCTGGATCGCGTCCAGGTAGTCCTTCTGCAGCGCCGGCGGCGCCTTGTCGGCCAGCTGGAACAGGCCGGCGCCCACCCCGTCCAGTTCGGCGGCGAACACATCGGCCAGCGGCAACAGGATGCTCTCCCGGACCTGGTTGAGCAGGTCCAGGTTGCGGCTGGGCAGTTCGTCTACGAAGGGCGGTGTCTGCATCGGCCTGTGAATTTAAGGCGCGCACATGAACCGCGTGTGCAGGCCAGGTCCGTCCCTGTCCCGGAGCGTGCGGGGGGTGGGCGCCTATACTTCCCACCTGTCGGCACGCCGCGGCCGGACTTGAGCGATTTGAGATTATGCGCACACTTTCGGCCCTGCAAGCCCTCGACCAGCGGCGCTCGGTGCCCTCGATGCAGCTGGGCGAACCCGGCCCGGACGAGGCCACGCTGCTGCGCATGCTGGCCTCGGCAGTGCGCGTGCCCGACCACGGCAAGCTGGTGCCGTTCCGCTTCCTGCGCATCGCCGGCGATGCCCGCCACGCGCTCGGCGCATTCCTCGCCGAGCGGGCGCTGCAGCGCGATCCGCAAGCGGCTCCCCACCAGATCGACAAGGACCGCCAGCGCTTTTCGCACGCGCCGCTGGTGGTGGCGGTGGTCGCCCGCCTGCAGGCCGGGCACAAGGTGCCCGAGCAGGAGCAGCTGCTGAGCGCCGGCTGCGTCTGCTTCGCCCTGCTCCAGGCCGCGCAGGCGCTGGGCTTCGGCGCGCAATGGCTGACCGCGTGGATGGCCTACGACCCGGAGGTCGCGCGCGTGCTGGGGCTGGCCGGCCACGAGCGGGTGGTCGGCTTCGTCCACATCGGCACGCCGCTGCAGGACGTGCCCGAGCGCGAGCGCCCGGACCCACGCACGCTGCTGGCGGACTGGGCGCCGTGACCGCCGGCGACGCCGCCGTCGCGCCCGGCCCGGCGGCGGCGCAACCGTCGCTGCACCTGGTCGACGCCAGCCTGTACGTGTTCCGCGCCTGGCACTCGATGCCCGACGAGTTCCGCGACGCCCACGGCTGGCCGACCAACGCCGTGCACGGCT is a genomic window containing:
- a CDS encoding nitroreductase family protein: MRTLSALQALDQRRSVPSMQLGEPGPDEATLLRMLASAVRVPDHGKLVPFRFLRIAGDARHALGAFLAERALQRDPQAAPHQIDKDRQRFSHAPLVVAVVARLQAGHKVPEQEQLLSAGCVCFALLQAAQALGFGAQWLTAWMAYDPEVARVLGLAGHERVVGFVHIGTPLQDVPERERPDPRTLLADWAP